A stretch of DNA from Xyrauchen texanus isolate HMW12.3.18 chromosome 36, RBS_HiC_50CHRs, whole genome shotgun sequence:
TGTATATGTACTATACAGGATTGTTCATCTTACTCgtgtattgttttattataatcTCAAGGAATTTTcccaattattttatatatttattttttgtccattgGACTGCATTGTTGAGGGTCTAAAGGGTTTTTGAACATGAGGAACACTAGTTAATGCAGCTGTGTTCTTTCATATCTATTTTGATGTacaagtatatttatatttagtttttcggACAGATAGCCTATGTCAAAATtaaatttcattgcattatttttccATATAATTAATGTGAAGGGGATGTTAGCAGAATGTTCATTCTCAGtcaaaattcactttcattgtgtgtaaAAATTAAGCAGTGAAAAATAGTGTGACGACTGTAAGATCCAGGTTATGCCACTGCTAAGATACCCTTTTTATTATCatgaaagaaagaatgtcatatggattTTGAACATCATGAAGATGAGTACATTTATGAcaggatttttgtttttgggtgaactatcccttcaagtatATCAAATCTAAACCATGAGGGTTCTTTTATGATTTCCTTTACGTTCTAAGGTGATGAAGTGCAGCGAAAATTTGTAATGGTTGTATATGAATATGCTGAAGAATACCAGTGAGTAATGTCTAATTGTCCTCAATACTGAATAAATTCTGCTCTTCTTTGGTTTGTAGACTAACTGCTAGAACATGAACTTTTATTTTCTGGCATTCCTCCTCTGTAACGCCAAGCAAGGCTGGACGGTAAAGCACTAAAAGTGGTCttatattgtttacatcaaaaGCTCCTATTCCCTGTTCCACTAAAATTCCATGCATTGCTCTTTTTCACCTCAGGAGGATGCGATTGAATCAGAGGATGGATCACGTCCTCTAGTTCCACTCATTCCACTGATACCTAGTAACCCAGATCAGTAAGTATGTACAATGCTCAGTGCCACATCATTGAAGGTATACACATGCTGAGACCTTTGACACTTCAATCACCTTGTTCCTCTCAGGATTTGAAGGGAACTCTTGACCCTCCCATAACAGAAGCACTCTCAGTTATTCCAGATGGGCCGGCAGCAGATCCCTCAAACCCTGTTTCCACTCCAGGCCAGAAAGAAGCCTCCTCTGAGGAAGATCTTGATGCACTCTGTGATAGTACAATGACCAGCCAACAGATTCAGCAGGCCATAGGCAACAGCATTATGAAGCTTGGCCTTTGGTTCTTAAAAAACTTGAGGCCTAGCCCAGAGCAGCCCAATATAATAATTTCCCCTCTCACTTTGTCTGTAGCACTCTCACAGCTAGCACTGGGTAAGTCtgtaaaatacaatgaaaaattACTTATATTAAAGACTAATTTAAAGGActggttaacccaaaaatgaaaaagtctGTCAGAAATGATTCTCGCTCATCTACTTTCTTTAACTATGCACACGTACATCACCTAGACGTCTAttttatgtgtgtctgtttacatctggaagacatatttttttaggttgtttgatCATCTTCAATACGTCTATGAGacatttcctctcagatgtctTTAAGATGTTTATGCAATCTGAGTTCTTACATAGAGCACAAAAGGAAAAAGTTATATCCTGGGctgttttttcaatacaatggcagtagatAGTccatcaggtttttttttttttttttttaaacaacctaaaattacaataattttccAGTTGAAATATTGACGTCCATTGCACGTTCATGAGCGCCATGAAAGAAGCTCTTTCGCAGTGGCTTGCATGTTCATGTGAGAAATTTAAGAAagttattttaacattaaacagtAAAGTTATCTCATTAACACACTAGCCACATGTACTACTTGTATGATACTCTTGGTTCCTTTTACAAGCTTTTAAGTGAGTCAATATCCACTACCATTGTATTGAGAAGACGGAAAGGGTATTcattaaacatttccttttgtattcCGCATAAGAATAAGAGTCATACAGGTTAGTAACGACATAaggttgaataaattatgacagaatttatagtcttgggtgaactattcatttagtgctgatattaaagagatagtttacccaaaaatgggttaagaaaattctcataatttactcacccttatgccatcccagatgtgtatgattttctttcttctgctgaacacagattcagtttttagaagaatatctcagctctgtaggtccatacaatgcaagtgaatggagaccagaactccaaaagctccaaaatggaGATAAAGTCACCATAAATGTGATCtataattttccattttgggtgaactaaccctataaAGAAGCAGTTTGTGAGACAGTGTGCATTGTTTCTCTGAATCTCAGGGGCAACAAATGAGACAGAGGAGCTGCTTTTACACCACCTGCATGCAGATGCATTGCCCTGTTACCACGCTGCCCTCAGCAACCTCCTGCGCAATTTCCGCAAAAGGAGCCTTCTCATCGCCAGTCGCATCTATCTGACATCTGGTGAAAGTCAAACAGACATATACAGTACAAATACATGTAGTTGACACACAACATGTCCaaacttttttaatgaacatcaagattttagtttatattttataaatgtttatattttagtgTAGAGTGGTTACCCTTTCTTGTTTTTCAACTTTAATCACTTTATTCACTTCCTTTTCACTTTTTCATGTTAAATAGCCCTACAGTGTGACAAATGAATCTGTAAAAGTTAATATTGTAATAACTCTGCATGAATAATAATCAAAGTATTAGCTTAATGATGTATAAAATAGGTTAAGATGAAGTATAGCATTTCACAATGCAGGACATCACGTCAACTCACAGTAGCACAAGTTTTTCATTTATATTACCTAGAGTATGTATTATCAGCAATTGAATGCAGCTCTATTGTTTATGGTTAAGTCCTCGGATgtcaggatatttttttaaaaacaccatTCACCATAGTTAActcaaattaattgtatttaatatatatttttattgttcacCATGATAATTGTAAGAACAATTTGTTACAGTACGTTTATATGCATAACTATGAGTATTTCTTATTTTTCCCCTCAGGATTTAAAGTGAAACAGGAGTTTATGGAAGAAATTCAGAAACTGTATGACTCAGAGCCAGCCACTTTGACCGATCTGAATGAGGTCAATGAGTGGGTTAAGAAGGCTACAAATGGGCAAATCTCAGAGTTTTTGTCCAGTCTACCTGCCAACGTAGTTATGATGCTTATCAATGCTATGCATTACAAAGGTCAGAATAAAAACCTGTTACCAGCAAGTATTTTGCAATTTCCTCTGGTAGTTCAGTGAATCATATCAGAGGTCTTGAATTACTCAGATCTGTTGCAAACATTTTCTTTCTGACAGGAGAGTGGCTCACTCGCTTTGATCCTCGCTTTACCTCTACTGAGCGCTTCCACATAGATGAAAACCAAATAGTCAATGTGGATATGATGCTTGGTCCAAAGTACCCTCTAAGTGTTTTTACCCACAATGAGCTTGATGCCCAGGTTACAACTTTTTATTCTTGTAAAATTGATTTGCCATGCTGCCAAAGACCTTTTGATTCTACTTTACAAATGCCACTGATTAAAtctatatacttttatttttttctctttggacTCTCTTTGTGCTTTATGATTGCAGATTGCTCGATTTCCCTTTAAAGGTGACAGGAGTCTTTTGGTGTTAATGCCAACATCTGGACATGTGAATGTGTCAGCCATTGTGGCCAAACTCAATATCTCAGATCTTTACTTTCGGCTACCACGAGAGAGAAGCATGCAGGTTAAACTCCCAAAATTCAAACTTGACTTTAACCAGGACCTCCGAGAGGCAATGAGAAGCATGGGTAAGATGTGTTACCTCAACTACATGCACAATGTGACTCATAGAACTAAAGGCCACCCTTAATGTCTAATATATTTTCCATCACACCAAGGAGATCATTTTAGATTCACAGTAATTGTAATGTTCCTCATCTCACTGTACAATGATACATAATTATATATTCTAACACATATATTTCTACCCTAATCCAGGTCTAGGAATGCTATTCAGTCATCCAAACCTGAATCGTATCTCAGAGAACCCCTTGTTTGTGTCTAATGTGCAACATATGTCCAGCATAGAGATAAATGAAGAGGGGGCAGAGGCAGCTGCGGCAACAAGTGTGGTCATCTCACGCTCCAACCCTTCATTTATAGTCAACCAGCCATTTTTCTTTGCGCTAATGGATGATTTAAGTCAGACGCCATTCTTCCTGGGTGTTATTTCTAATCCCAACCCTGGAGCATCCACTATGGTCACAAGCCCAGGCAATTCAGATAAAATGGAATTTACTCATGACAAGACTTTGTATTCTTCTCCGAAGTAAATTATTTTCATACTTTTAGCAGAATGAGTCCATAACTGACCTTAGTCTGAGCAGGTAGATCCCACTGGGAAGCAAATTAAGGACCACAAATAAAATCAGGCATCAAATCAGATAATTTCTAATTATTCCCCCCATGCAAATTAGTGTTATTCTAAATGTTCTAATGTtgttaaaatttaaaatgttctttattttttataattaaagagACTTCACCAGAAAATTCAAGTGCCTCTGTGTATTCATTCAACgaactaaatatatttttgttgagAAATAGCCCCATCCTTCAGATGTCATTTAATATAACAATTTGAAGcactgttaaaggtgcactcagtaacttctgtctttgtgtcattttgaACTTTCACTGACACctagcttggatgcagcatcattcaaaatcaatattttctgttggaagaggtgttaggAAGGCCAGCAgtgggtgctcaccctgcagtctgtggTGGTCCTAATTCCCCAGTATAGGGACTGgcactgtaaaaaggcactgtcctttggatgaaaTGTTAAATTGGGGTCCTGAttgtctgtggtcattaaaaaatcccagggcacttatCGTAAAagtgtaggggtgtaaccctggtgtcttAGCCAAATTTCCCACATTGACCCTTCTCAgacatggcctcctaataatgctcatccattaattggctctataacacTACTCTCTCTAcaccaccaatagctagtgtgtggtgagcGCACTATGGGTATTGTCGCATCATACAGGtggaggttgaggagagtcccctgttcactgtgtaatgcactttgagtgtagtgtctaAACAAGTACtaaatgcaacattcattcaCCGTAATCTGTGATTACTTGAATctaagtgaaagtgtcaaataacaagaCAGTTGCTGAGATTAAACAAGTAGAATTCGGCTGGTCATgagattctaacatggcagcccccatgtgtggaccctctccatgtacaataaaacaccttttataagattactgatatgactggagtcttcattttaatctgaatgctcatgattttacacacatattgcaaaattacaatacatGTCTTTAGgatttaataatttgtttagtgtggaacaaattactgagtgcacctttaactgaaCAATCATACGTAGACAATATTGTTTGTGGTTTAACAAAAATAGGCCTATACTTATGCTCTAAAAAATATtctatgaaacaggaagttattcATCACAGTTATCTTGTTTAAATAGTTTAGACCACAATATTAATTGCTCCACATCACacaaattaaatatgtttttagacTCGCATGTTAAAGATTGTATCAAAGAGGGAACAACACTAAATTCTGCTATAATAACATATAGTTCGCCATAGCAGTATTTATTTTGGCATTTGGCGGAAGTCGTTTAAACCCGGAAATACGTCATTTTGTGGCGTACTTTCGCGCGTTTGGACAGAGTTGGCGCGAGGAGAAGGAACAGCACCAGGGACGTATTCGTTGTTGAAGTATTTTACCGTTAAACAATTCAGTTTTCGATTCAGATTAATATTAGCGCAAATATGACCGTCAGATTATCAGAGGGGGCAATAGAGGTAAGAATGAGACTGCAGAACAAAGCATTATTTAAACACCGGGATACATTTGATTGATAAGGCCTGTGCTCTTTCTGCAATTTCAGTTggaataaaatttatttattactttgatATTGTGTCAAATGTGATTCGCTGTTTCCTGGTTGCATGACTTTAAATGTAGCATGGTTAAATTCAGACCCTGAAACGTGTCAACACAATAGAGTAACAATGCAACCAGCTATTGAACACGAGTATAAACTAATGAAAGCTGAGAGTTGTTGTAAATAGCAAAATTTCAGCGCTCATGTGATGCCCCAAAATTGTCTCACTAGGTAAGCACCTTTCAAGGcttaaatgtaaatagttttcCAGCGTTATCTCGGTCGCTTTGTTATGAAATATGCATCATAATAAGCTTGTCTTCCACATGTCTTaaaattttgaaaatatacaGAGCTCAGAATCCACTCATGCTGTTGAATTGTGTTATGGAATACAGTATGTAAGAGTTTCTTAAATGTCGGCTGATGTATTTTTCCTTTGCAGTCTCTGACTAAAGGAGTTGATGTCAGCAACCCTGTTCTTCAGGTGTTGGTAAATGTTCGCTTATTTGCAACCTTTTTTTAAGTTATTCAAATCAATACACAATGTACACATTTTGCCATACTAATAATTATCAACATTTTACAGCCTTACTAATTAGTTGCATGTTCCTTGCAGAATATTCGCAAGATCGATGGAGGAAATGGCTTGTCCCGCTTCCGTCTCATGATGAGTGATGGACGTCACACTATGTCCTGTGAGTTGTCAATGTTCTCAGTTATTTCACAGCGCTTTGTTTTCAAAAGCAATGTTTATATTTTCGCGGAAGATTGGCGCGAGCCTCTACTGACTGCGCACGCATCTTAGCGCTTTAGAAGTGGTTAATGCGCTCTTCCGGAGCTGCTGGTTGACATCTAGCCTATATAGTTGATTAAAAGTCACTTATTTGGACATTAAATGTGACTTGGAaattgaagtgcacaataatcacaattatctaaaaaataaattcGAACAGACGATAatttaataatcgtgacaggGAATAAAGTGTTTTTCACCACCCAAAGACAATGTACTAGTGTATCATAAAGGGATcgtgaaataataaaatataattgtatgttccctgaggtccactgacaatgttaaatgtttttttcatcataatttagtaatatataatcATTtgccaccctgtctctggccctctgtctgaacgCTCTGTTTTGGCCTCAGTGTTTCCTATAAACTTCAATGTTaacggccactgttatgattggctaacatcgtgcagccactcaaatacagccatatataTTTAAAGCTCAAAAGGAAGAGAGTGAACCAGCTCCACAACataataaaactattttttacaGTTTACACAACACagatccaacacattgcatctgaatatattcaaCCTTTTATTCAAGCACAGAAGCAATATAagctatcaaacagtcatgacatttgaaatattaatgattGAACCATTTACTTATGACTTTTCGATCATGTCCAATAgggtttttaactgccccatccttcaataacagttcctctgcaaagcttgaatcatattatgactggtcCACAAACAATCCACGCTGATATGAGCCGAAAAATCATACATTCCATGCTGAAATACACtaaagacacatccacatgacTAGCATACATTATCATACTGCACTGATGCACACATTGTTGGAAATGCATaaaaacagtcaaagacgtcaATCTTGGGCATTCttgcatacaccaacaattaaaaatgcacGAATGGCCGCAGGAAcgtgtttataatcaacaaagctgttaacATTGCAAGCACGTGCGCCTTTCATATTTTGGCGCTCGCTCATTATTCATAATGCATCACATttgcaagaaaggcagaaatatcTAAATCTCTAGTTCCATCCAGGGTCGGAAATTAACGGAGGCTCCGGGCAAAAAAAGTTCCTTGTAATCTGATTTGGTTCCAAATTAATATATCCATCGTGTTCTTCATTCGAATATTTGCTGAACATCGTTTGTTTTGTGATGTCCATTGTGCAGATGTTGCCGAGTCAGTGGCGGATGCTCGCACCATAAACGAGCACAGACAGGCACTCCGCTTCTCACACTCCACATCAGTTCGGTGTCGTGCTCGCATGCTAAAATTATCAAATGCTACACatagttaataatattaacaaaaataaaaatagctttgattttatttatttttttattaataatacaataatggggcctgggtagctcagtgagtattgacactgaataCCACCCGTGGAGTcacaagttagaatccagggtgtgctgagtgactccagccaggtctcctaaacaaaaTATGCCCGGTTGctttggagggtagagtcacatggggtaacctcctcgtggtcgctataatgtgtggttcttgctctcaatggggtgcatggtgagttgtgtgtggatgccacagagaataacgtgaagcctccatgAGTGCTATGTCTCCGGTAATGCTCTCAACGTGCCATGTGATAAGCTGCGttgattgacgtctcagacgcgaaggcaactgagattcgtcctccgccaccctgatttaggcaagtcactatgccaccacaaggacttggagcgaattgggaattccaaattggggggaaaatcacaaaataaagtaataataattttacagaacatGAACCACTTTTGGTGTATGAATCATATCTCTGActaatgttcattgttttattaatttggctTGAATTTGATAGGGAGTTgctaagtttttttatttataagctcctcattccaaatctgtaGAAATGCTGCCATCTACTCTGTGTCGGTGCATTTGTTTTGTAAgctgttaattacattttttgttttagtaacaatgcacattatgcaatgtagagatcatgcaattttgtaattatt
This window harbors:
- the LOC127629971 gene encoding alpha-2-antiplasmin-like, which translates into the protein MYNAQCHIIEGIHMLRPLTLQSPCSSQDLKGTLDPPITEALSVIPDGPAADPSNPVSTPGQKEASSEEDLDALCDSTMTSQQIQQAIGNSIMKLGLWFLKNLRPSPEQPNIIISPLTLSVALSQLALGATNETEELLLHHLHADALPCYHAALSNLLRNFRKRSLLIASRIYLTSGFKVKQEFMEEIQKLYDSEPATLTDLNEVNEWVKKATNGQISEFLSSLPANVVMMLINAMHYKGEWLTRFDPRFTSTERFHIDENQIVNVDMMLGPKYPLSVFTHNELDAQIARFPFKGDRSLLVLMPTSGHVNVSAIVAKLNISDLYFRLPRERSMQVKLPKFKLDFNQDLREAMRSMGLGMLFSHPNLNRISENPLFVSNVQHMSSIEINEEGAEAAAATSVVISRSNPSFIVNQPFFFALMDDLSQTPFFLGVISNPNPGASTMVTSPGNSDKMEFTHDKTLYSSPK